The Deinococcus ruber genome segment GAAGACACCAACCGGGGCGTCGTGGCGCTTTACAGCGAACTGGAGGACAAAGCCGCGCAGCTCCGGGAGGCCAGCCGCGAAAAATCCCTGTTCCTGTCGTATGTCAGCCACGAGTTCCGCACGCCCCTGCATTCGATGCTGGGTCTGTCACGCCTGCTGCTCAGCCACGCCGACGGCGCGCTTTCGGCGGCTCAGGAGCAGCAGTTGACGCTGATGCGCTCATCTGCCGAGGAACTGCTGGGAATGGTCAATGATCTGCTGGACATGACCAAGGCCGAAGCGGGCGGCAGAGATCTGAAGCTGGAGCCGCTGGAGTTGACGCAGATTCTCGCCACTCTGCGGGCGCTGTTTCAGCCGCTGATCACCGACGCTGGCCCCCGGCTGATCATCGAGGAGCCGCAGCGGCCCATGGTGCTGTACAGCGACGCCAGCAAACTGCATCAGATTCTGCGGAACTTCATCTCCAACGCCCTGAAATTCACGCCAGCCGGAGAGGTGGTGGTCAGTACCCGGCTGACAGACGGCGACCACTGGATCGAATTCTCTGTGCAGGACAGCGGCCCCGGCATCTCGGTCGAAGATCAGAGCCTGCTGTTCCGGGAGTATTCGCAGCTGAGAGGCGGCGGCAAGAAGGGCAGCGGCCTGGGGCTGGCCCTGTCTCACCGACTGGCGACGCTGCTGGGAGGACGGGTCGGGGTCGAGAGTGCGCCCGGAGCCGGTGCCCGTTTCTGGACGGTCCTGCCGCTCCGCACGTCTGCGCCTGTCATGGGTCATTTCCCCGGTGGGGGAGACAGCACATGAGCATTCCCAGGCTGCCCATCCTGGTGGTGGACGACAACGACTCGGGGCGCTACATCACCGTGCATACCCTCACACGCGCCGGGTATCAGGTGATCGAAGCGCGGAGCGGCGCGCAGGCCTTTGATCAGCTGGCCCTCGAACCCGCCCTGATCGTTCTGGATATCAATCTGCCGGATATGAACGGCTTTGAAGTGTGCAAGCGCCTGAGAAGCGATCCGGGCACGACGCAGCTGCCGGTGCTGATGGCGTCGGCGTCGTACCTGACCGCCGAGAACACCGCGTACGGTCTGAATGTCGGGGCCGACGCGTATCTGGCCCATCCCATCGAACCCGCCGTCCTGCTGGCGACGGTTCAGGCCCTGCTGCGGGTGCGGGCCGCCGAAGCGCAAGTCCGGCAGCTCAATCAGACGCTGGAACACCGGGTCCGTGAACGCACCGAGGAACTCGAACGGCTCAATCAGACGCTTCAGACCAGAAATGAAGAGCTGGCCGCCTTCAGTTCGTCGGTATCGCACGATCTGAGAACACCCGTGCGGCACATCAAGGGCTTCTCCGACCTGGCGCTGCGGGCGCTGGCCGAACAGCAGACCGATAAAGCGGTGGCGCATCTTCAGGTGGTGGGGCGGGCTGCCGAGCGTATGAACACCCTGATCGACGGCATGCTCCGGTTGTCGATGACTGCCATGCGCGATATCCACCGCGCCCCGGTGGCGATGCAGCAGTTACTCGACGTCAGTCTCGAGGAACTCGCCACCGATCTGCTCGGGCGGCAGATCGTCTTTGACAGTTCGCCCCTGCCGAGTGTGCAGGGCGACCGCGACTCGCTGCAGCAGGTGATGACCAACCTGATCAGCAACGCCGTGAAGTACACGCGCGGACGCGAAGAAGCGCGAATCAGAATCTGGGCCGAGGAAGACGACAGCTCTGTCACGGTATCTGTCCAGGACAACGGCGTGGGCTTCGACCCGCACTATCAGAGCCGCCTGTTCGGTCTGTTTCAGCGCCTGCATGCCGAGCGCGACTTCGAGGGAACAGGGGTGGGCCTGGCCATCGTGCGCCGGGTGATCGAACAGCACGGCGGGCAGGTCGCGGCGGCAGGCCAGCTGGGAGTGGGGGCGACGTTCTCGTTCCGGTTGCCAAAGGACGCGGGCGCCATTGGCCCGCGAAGCCCGGCAGACACCACCTGAGCGTGGCCTGCTGTCCGCCTTCCATCTGAGTATCTGCTCAGATATACTTCCGAAGCACGGGTCTGAGCCTGCTGCCAAAAAGGCCGGGCTACCGCTGGGGAACACGGCAGGCATCCCACAGGCACGCGGCGCTTGGGCGTTGCCGAGATGCCGCTGACCGACGCGCACGAACCCGCGCTCCTGCGTTTTCAACCTCTCTGCGTGCTGGCGGTGCTGTACTCCCCGGCTCATCTGAAGACCGTATGCTGTCGCCTCCCTTGCGCGCTGCTGCCTTTTCTGTACCTGCTCCTGCGGTTTTTCGTCCTTTCTCAAGGCGGTTTCTGATGACTCATTCTCATGACTCGGCAGCCCACAGCGGCTCTGCCCCCCGCCACAGCCACGCCCCCGCAGATTTCGGACGTGCGTTTATCGTCGGCATCGGGCTGAACACCGTCTTCGTGGTCTTTGAGCTGATCTACGGCTCGCTGGCAACATCGCTCGCGCTGGTGGCCGACGCCGGACACAACGCCTCTGACGTGCTGGGCCTGATACTCGCCTGGGGCGCTTACCTCGTGTCGAAGCGTCGTCCGTCGGGCAGGCACACGTATGGTCTGCGGCGCAGCAGCATCCTGGCCTCGCTCACCAACGCGGTGCTGCTGCTGATTGCGCTGGGAGCGATCATATGGGAGGCCGTGCAGCGCCTGCAACATCCGGCCCCGGTGGCGGGCGGCACCGTCAGCTGGATCGCGGCGCTGGGCATCGTCGTGAACGGGGTGACGGCGTATCTGTTCGCGTCGGGCCGCAAAGGCGACCTGAATCTGCGCGGCGCATTCCAGCACATGCTGGCCGACGCGGTGGTGTCAGCCGGGGTGGTGGTGGCGGGCATCGTGATCGTGTTCACGCACTGGCTGTGGCTCGACCCGCTGGTCAGTCTGGCGCTCGCGGCGGTGATTTTGTACGGCACCTGGGGGCTGCTGCGCGAATCGCTCGATCTAGCACTGGACGCTGTGCCGGAAGGCGTCGATCTGAACGCGGTCAGAACGTTCCTGGCCGCTCAGCCGGGCGTCAGCGGCCTTCACGACCTGCACGTCTGGGGCATGAGCACCACCGAAACGGCGCTGACCGTCCATCTGGTGATGCCGGGGGGCATCCCAGACCAGAACCTGCAACACCTGCGGCACGAACTGCACGACCAGTTCGGCGTCGAGCACGCCACGGTACAGATCGAGCGGGGCACCGTTCCCTGCGAGCTGGAAGCGGAAGGCGCCGTATGACCACGCCGCGCCTGCGCTACACTGAGGAAATGAGAGTCGCCTCTCAAGAGGATACCTGTGAAGTCGTGTGTGTGCATCCGGAAGCGGTGCAGCGTGCCCGTACCGCCCTGCCGGACGAGCGCTGCGTCGAGGAAGCCACCGCGCTGCTCAAGGTCGTCGCCGATCCAACGCGGCTGCGGCTGCTGAGTGCGCTGAAAACGGGTGAATTGTGTGTGTGTGACCTGTCGGTGGTGGTCGGCATCAGTGAGAGTGCCGTCAGCCATCAGCTCCGACTGCTCCGCGCTCACCGCCTCGTGACCTTCCGCCGCGAGGGGCGGGTGGCGTACTACCGGCTGCTCGACCAGCACGTCAACGAACTGATCGAAAGTGCCCTGGAGCATGTCAGGGAATAACGACCTCTGATGAACCGTTTGCTGCTGGTGCGCGCAGACGAGGGCGGGCACCCCGCTCCGGTGTGGTGCGGCGGGGTGTGAAGATGGACGGCAAAGGAGCCTGATATGGCGTTAAGAAGTGCGTTTTTGAGTGTGCTGCTCAGTGTGATCGTCGTGGCTCTGAAGGGCGGCGCCTATCTGCTGACCGGCAGCGTGGCCCTCTTTTCCGACGCACTTGAAAGTGTGATCAATGTGGTGGCTGCCGGAGCGGCGCTGGCAGCCCTGTGGGTGGCGAGCAGGCCTGCCGACGCCGAGCATCCGTACGGACACCAGAAGGCCGAATATTTCAGCGCCATGCTGGAAGGTGCCCTGATCGTCGCCGCGTCGCTCACCATCATGTATTCGGCTGCGCAGGCCCTTCAGCATCCCAAACCGCTGGAATCGCTCGGGCTGGGCGTGGCCGTCTCCAGCGTGGCGACCCTACTCAACTGGGCGTACGGGCAGTACCTGTTACGGGTGGGCAAACGCCTTCAGTCGCCCGCGCTGATGGCCGACGGGCATCATCTGCTGAGCGACGTGGTCACCAGCGTAGGGGTTCTGATCGGCGTCGGCCTGGTGAAGCTGACCGGCTGGCACGCCCTGGACCCGATTGCCGCCGTGCTGGTGGCGCTGTACGTGCTGTGGGTCGGCTACAAGCTGGTGGCGAACAGCCTGAACAGCCTGCTGGACGAAGCAGCGTCGCCCGAGGTGCAGCAGCAGCTGAAAACCCTGGTCAGTCAGCAGGCCGAGGGCGCACTGGAAGCGCACGACTTCCGCACCCGGTATGCAGGCAGCATCACCTTCATCGACTTTCATCTGGTGGTGCCCGGCACCATGACCGTCGAGGCCGCCCACGCCATCTGTGACCGTCTGGAGGCGAGCATCGAACAGCAGATGCCGGGAAGCGAGGTCACGATTCACGTCGAGCCGGAAGCCAACGCCAAACAGCACGGCATCATCGTGCTGTAGCGCCGCCCTCTCAGGCAGGAGTTGGTACTCTCAGACGTCCTCGGGGCGTCTGTTCTATTTTCGAAGCAGGTGACCCTGTATCTTTACATAAAGGCCGCCGCTGCATCTCTGCGCTCCAACGACGCAGGTCTATCTGGCAATGCCGAATACAGCATCAGGAACAGCACCAGTGCGGGCGGCGTACTCTCGGTACTGCTGGGCGTGACCGGCAGCAGCCCAGACGATGAGCCTTCAGAGAGGGCTCTGAGCACGGCCCCTGCCCGTGACGGCATCTTTGCCGTCACGGATGTGCAGGCATTACCGACCTCGACCGCACCGACAAGGAGCTGTTTACGAGCGTCAGCGACGACTCCAAGATGCAGCTCACAGTTAGCGGCGGTCAGGTCAC includes the following:
- a CDS encoding cation diffusion facilitator family transporter; its protein translation is MTHSHDSAAHSGSAPRHSHAPADFGRAFIVGIGLNTVFVVFELIYGSLATSLALVADAGHNASDVLGLILAWGAYLVSKRRPSGRHTYGLRRSSILASLTNAVLLLIALGAIIWEAVQRLQHPAPVAGGTVSWIAALGIVVNGVTAYLFASGRKGDLNLRGAFQHMLADAVVSAGVVVAGIVIVFTHWLWLDPLVSLALAAVILYGTWGLLRESLDLALDAVPEGVDLNAVRTFLAAQPGVSGLHDLHVWGMSTTETALTVHLVMPGGIPDQNLQHLRHELHDQFGVEHATVQIERGTVPCELEAEGAV
- a CDS encoding ArsR/SmtB family transcription factor, giving the protein MRVASQEDTCEVVCVHPEAVQRARTALPDERCVEEATALLKVVADPTRLRLLSALKTGELCVCDLSVVVGISESAVSHQLRLLRAHRLVTFRREGRVAYYRLLDQHVNELIESALEHVRE
- a CDS encoding cation diffusion facilitator family transporter, giving the protein MALRSAFLSVLLSVIVVALKGGAYLLTGSVALFSDALESVINVVAAGAALAALWVASRPADAEHPYGHQKAEYFSAMLEGALIVAASLTIMYSAAQALQHPKPLESLGLGVAVSSVATLLNWAYGQYLLRVGKRLQSPALMADGHHLLSDVVTSVGVLIGVGLVKLTGWHALDPIAAVLVALYVLWVGYKLVANSLNSLLDEAASPEVQQQLKTLVSQQAEGALEAHDFRTRYAGSITFIDFHLVVPGTMTVEAAHAICDRLEASIEQQMPGSEVTIHVEPEANAKQHGIIVL
- a CDS encoding ATP-binding protein, coding for MNAVLLTLPVANEQHVAEARSYGRQLAAILGFGVQDQTRVATAVSELVRNALVYAGRGTIEYGTDLEAQQLTVQVSDQGPGIASPTDVLSGHYVSTTGMGRGLSGTRRLMDHLELDTGPAGTRVLIAKNLPAPLETSDLPRIRAALLQGHRVTPVQELQRQNKELLQTLGDLARREQQLATLNRELEDTNRGVVALYSELEDKAAQLREASREKSLFLSYVSHEFRTPLHSMLGLSRLLLSHADGALSAAQEQQLTLMRSSAEELLGMVNDLLDMTKAEAGGRDLKLEPLELTQILATLRALFQPLITDAGPRLIIEEPQRPMVLYSDASKLHQILRNFISNALKFTPAGEVVVSTRLTDGDHWIEFSVQDSGPGISVEDQSLLFREYSQLRGGGKKGSGLGLALSHRLATLLGGRVGVESAPGAGARFWTVLPLRTSAPVMGHFPGGGDST
- a CDS encoding sensor histidine kinase yields the protein MSIPRLPILVVDDNDSGRYITVHTLTRAGYQVIEARSGAQAFDQLALEPALIVLDINLPDMNGFEVCKRLRSDPGTTQLPVLMASASYLTAENTAYGLNVGADAYLAHPIEPAVLLATVQALLRVRAAEAQVRQLNQTLEHRVRERTEELERLNQTLQTRNEELAAFSSSVSHDLRTPVRHIKGFSDLALRALAEQQTDKAVAHLQVVGRAAERMNTLIDGMLRLSMTAMRDIHRAPVAMQQLLDVSLEELATDLLGRQIVFDSSPLPSVQGDRDSLQQVMTNLISNAVKYTRGREEARIRIWAEEDDSSVTVSVQDNGVGFDPHYQSRLFGLFQRLHAERDFEGTGVGLAIVRRVIEQHGGQVAAAGQLGVGATFSFRLPKDAGAIGPRSPADTT